In one Halanaerobium saccharolyticum subsp. saccharolyticum DSM 6643 genomic region, the following are encoded:
- a CDS encoding transporter substrate-binding domain-containing protein: MKNKNVIAVVLLTAVFLSINLIGAAQVGAEDLIVVGTGGNYNPWCFQKNGKLQGFEIDVWNEISKRTGYKVEFKIAEFSGLMGMLDTNKVDTVAHQMSITPEREKKYVFTTPYAYSKYDFIVKKDSSYQSMEDLKNKKIGAWLGGNGQRTLENLDKEKELKLNKKYYDGAPLEKLVESGRLDACWQSAVKSKSVIEQENMDLRLMGVNTTIGTEINAYAFTKNSDSQNKITEINKAINAMHDDGTLSSLSMKWFDIETTTK; the protein is encoded by the coding sequence ATGAAAAATAAAAATGTAATAGCGGTAGTTTTATTAACAGCAGTATTTTTATCAATTAATCTTATTGGGGCAGCACAGGTGGGTGCTGAGGATTTAATAGTTGTAGGTACAGGTGGTAATTATAACCCCTGGTGTTTCCAAAAAAATGGTAAATTACAAGGCTTCGAAATTGATGTTTGGAATGAGATATCTAAAAGGACAGGTTATAAGGTTGAGTTTAAGATTGCTGAATTTAGTGGACTAATGGGAATGTTAGATACAAATAAAGTTGACACTGTTGCCCATCAGATGTCTATTACACCAGAAAGAGAAAAAAAGTATGTTTTTACTACACCATATGCTTATAGTAAATATGATTTTATAGTAAAAAAAGATAGTTCTTATCAATCTATGGAAGATTTAAAAAATAAGAAAATTGGTGCTTGGTTGGGTGGAAATGGCCAAAGAACTTTAGAAAATTTAGATAAAGAAAAAGAACTTAAATTAAATAAAAAATATTACGATGGTGCTCCTTTAGAAAAACTAGTTGAATCTGGAAGACTTGATGCTTGTTGGCAGTCAGCTGTTAAATCTAAATCTGTAATTGAACAAGAAAATATGGATTTAAGATTAATGGGGGTAAATACAACAATTGGAACTGAAATTAATGCTTATGCATTTACCAAAAATAGTGATAGTCAAAATAAAATAACTGAAATAAATAAAGCCATTAATGCCATGCATGATGATGGAACATTATCTTCTTTATCAATGAAATGGTTCGATATTGAAACAACTACAAAATAA
- a CDS encoding aminotransferase class V-fold PLP-dependent enzyme, translating to MDKIYLDNAATSRDKAAVVKKAILNYYDNIGCSPGRGGYEDSLKAGRIIIEARNTIADFFNVDNIKQIIFTHNITYALNIGIKGILKKGDHVITSTMEHNSVLRPLNRLEKNGIIDVDYIQCDQKGRLNPAKVKAAINKKTKLIILTYASNVSGTIMPVQEVGEIAAKNNVYFMLDTAQAAGVYGIDFKKLKVDFLAFTGHKALMGPTGTGGFAISKKMAAEMEPLIEGGTGSKSDQETQPNFLPDKFESGTMNTMGISGLKAGVEFIQKIGIEKIREHEHKLGKLFLEGLKKIPEIKIIGPANLKEQVPTFSITAGDRDLGQLSFELDEKYNVMTRSGLHCAPFAHKTLGTFPAGSLRFSIGYFNTIEEIEFALNALKNIL from the coding sequence ATGGATAAGATTTATCTTGATAATGCAGCAACAAGCAGAGATAAAGCGGCTGTAGTAAAAAAAGCAATCCTGAACTATTATGACAATATTGGCTGTAGTCCAGGGCGCGGAGGCTATGAAGATTCTCTTAAAGCAGGTCGAATAATTATTGAAGCCAGAAACACAATTGCTGATTTTTTTAATGTTGACAATATAAAACAAATAATTTTTACTCACAACATAACTTATGCTCTAAATATTGGAATTAAAGGGATTTTGAAAAAAGGAGATCATGTTATAACCTCAACTATGGAACATAATTCTGTTTTAAGACCATTAAATAGACTTGAAAAGAATGGAATTATAGATGTTGATTACATACAATGTGATCAGAAAGGAAGATTGAATCCAGCGAAAGTTAAAGCAGCTATTAATAAGAAAACTAAACTAATCATTTTAACATATGCTTCAAATGTAAGTGGTACAATAATGCCAGTTCAAGAAGTAGGGGAAATTGCAGCTAAAAATAATGTTTATTTTATGCTTGACACGGCTCAGGCTGCAGGTGTTTATGGTATTGATTTCAAAAAACTTAAAGTAGATTTTTTAGCTTTTACAGGTCACAAAGCCCTAATGGGACCAACAGGAACTGGTGGTTTTGCGATAAGTAAAAAAATGGCTGCAGAAATGGAACCTTTAATTGAAGGGGGAACTGGTAGTAAATCTGATCAGGAAACACAGCCTAATTTTTTGCCAGATAAATTTGAAAGTGGAACCATGAATACCATGGGAATCAGTGGTTTAAAAGCAGGGGTAGAATTCATACAAAAAATAGGAATTGAGAAAATAAGAGAACATGAACACAAATTGGGGAAATTATTTTTAGAAGGCCTAAAGAAAATACCTGAAATAAAGATAATTGGCCCTGCCAATCTTAAAGAACAGGTGCCAACATTTTCTATAACAGCCGGTGATAGAGATTTGGGGCAGTTAAGTTTCGAATTAGATGAAAAATATAATGTTATGACTAGATCTGGACTACATTGTGCACCATTTGCTCACAAAACATTAGGTACTTTCCCGGCAGGAAGCCTTCGTTTCAGCATCGGTTATTTTAATACCATCGAAGAAATAGAATTT
- the yedE gene encoding YedE family putative selenium transporter produces the protein MNSKKGIIFTGGIIGILGGLLVVFGNPANMGICVACFIRDIAGAVGLHRAAVVQNIRPEIIGFILGAFLIARSTGEFKVKGGSSPITRFVIAMFVMIGALVFLGCPLRMVLRLAGGDWNAIAGIIGFVLGVLAGSQLLKKGFTLGRSYKINQINGYILPIIAVVLLIFRIVRPSFIIFSEKGPGASYAFWAIALAAGIIIGILAQRSRICMAGGIRDLYLIKDSHLITGFISIFIFAFIVNLIFGNFNPGFAGQPAAHSQWLWNLLGMFLTGLGSVMLGGCPLRQTILAGEGNTDSAVAFVGYLVGAAISHNFGLAGSGSGVSTNGRIAVISGIVILFIIAYSSIQFNKKAV, from the coding sequence ATGAATAGTAAAAAAGGTATTATTTTCACAGGGGGAATTATTGGTATTTTAGGAGGTTTACTAGTGGTCTTTGGTAACCCAGCTAACATGGGGATTTGTGTAGCCTGTTTTATCAGAGACATTGCTGGTGCAGTTGGATTACATAGAGCGGCAGTTGTTCAAAACATAAGACCAGAAATTATAGGCTTTATTTTAGGAGCTTTTTTGATTGCTCGCAGTACAGGTGAATTCAAAGTTAAAGGTGGTTCTTCACCTATAACAAGATTTGTAATAGCTATGTTTGTGATGATTGGAGCCCTTGTATTTTTAGGGTGTCCTTTACGGATGGTGCTTAGATTAGCCGGAGGCGATTGGAATGCTATTGCCGGAATTATAGGTTTTGTTTTAGGGGTTTTAGCTGGCTCCCAACTTCTTAAAAAAGGTTTCACATTAGGTAGGAGTTATAAAATTAATCAGATAAATGGATATATACTACCAATTATTGCAGTTGTTTTATTGATTTTTAGAATAGTAAGACCTTCTTTTATAATTTTTAGTGAGAAGGGTCCTGGTGCAAGCTATGCATTCTGGGCAATTGCACTTGCAGCAGGGATAATTATTGGAATTTTGGCTCAGAGAAGTAGAATTTGTATGGCCGGAGGAATTAGAGATCTTTATTTAATCAAAGATTCTCATTTAATTACTGGTTTTATTTCAATTTTTATTTTTGCTTTTATAGTGAACCTAATTTTTGGTAATTTCAATCCAGGTTTTGCAGGCCAGCCAGCAGCCCACAGTCAGTGGCTCTGGAATCTTTTAGGTATGTTTTTAACTGGTCTTGGTTCAGTAATGCTTGGTGGCTGTCCACTTCGTCAAACTATTTTAGCAGGTGAAGGTAATACTGATTCGGCTGTAGCTTTTGTTGGTTATTTAGTGGGAGCAGCTATTTCTCATAATTTTGGATTGGCTGGATCAGGTAGTGGAGTGTCTACTAATGGTAGAATAGCTGTAATCAGTGGGATTGTAATTTTATTTATAATTGCCTATAGCAGCATTCAATTTAATAAAAAAGCAGTATAA
- a CDS encoding amino acid ABC transporter permease, which translates to MFDINYAINLFPFMLKKLNITLSISLLSLIFGLIIALIIAFICNCKFKGLYSLAKIYVSFFRGTPLITQLFFLYFGLPQIIPFFNRVNGFTIAIIGLSLNSGAYMSEAIRGAISSIDKGQMEASLSVGMSYFQAMRRIIMPQAARVAIPTLFNSFINIIKGTALTFTIGVTEVMATAKMEGASSYRYFEAFANVIIIYWIVVQLFSFIQQKIEIKMSKAY; encoded by the coding sequence ATGTTTGATATTAATTATGCTATAAATTTATTCCCGTTTATGCTTAAAAAATTAAATATAACCTTAAGTATATCTTTATTATCACTAATCTTTGGTTTAATAATAGCTTTAATTATTGCCTTTATCTGCAATTGCAAATTTAAAGGTTTGTATTCTCTGGCAAAGATATATGTCTCATTTTTTAGGGGAACACCTTTAATTACCCAATTGTTTTTTCTATATTTTGGTCTTCCGCAAATCATACCTTTTTTTAATAGAGTTAATGGTTTTACAATTGCAATAATTGGTCTAAGCCTTAATTCAGGAGCTTATATGTCTGAAGCGATTAGGGGAGCTATTTCATCTATAGACAAAGGCCAGATGGAAGCTTCCTTGTCTGTTGGAATGAGTTATTTTCAGGCTATGAGGCGGATAATAATGCCTCAAGCCGCCCGAGTTGCAATCCCAACTCTTTTTAATAGCTTTATTAATATTATAAAAGGAACCGCCTTAACTTTTACAATAGGAGTAACTGAGGTTATGGCTACTGCAAAAATGGAAGGTGCTTCTTCTTACAGATATTTTGAAGCTTTTGCAAATGTAATAATAATATACTGGATTGTTGTTCAGTTATTTAGCTTTATCCAGCAAAAAATTGAAATAAAGATGAGCAAAGCATATTAA
- a CDS encoding amino acid ABC transporter ATP-binding protein, with the protein MIKIEKLYKKFNNLEVLKGIDLEIKKGEVIVVIGPSGTGKSTLLRCLNYLESPDSGIIEIGNMKIDTENVNKHEISALRRNSSMVFQTYNLFKNKTALENITESLITVKKINKQKAEKIGLNILAQIGLSDKKDNYPSQLSGGQKQRIGIGRAMAVNPEVILFDEPTSSLDPELVGEVLDVIKSLAKNNMTMLIVTHEMGFAKEAADRVIFMDEGKIIEENKADIIFNNPQNERTKEFLNKVL; encoded by the coding sequence ATGATAAAAATTGAAAAACTCTATAAAAAATTTAATAATCTTGAAGTATTAAAGGGAATTGATTTAGAAATCAAAAAAGGTGAAGTTATAGTAGTTATAGGTCCATCAGGTACAGGTAAATCGACACTGTTAAGATGCTTAAATTATTTAGAAAGTCCAGATAGTGGGATAATTGAAATTGGAAATATGAAAATAGACACTGAAAATGTGAATAAACATGAAATTTCTGCACTGAGAAGAAATAGTTCTATGGTTTTTCAAACTTATAATTTATTTAAAAACAAAACAGCTCTAGAAAATATAACTGAATCTTTGATTACTGTAAAAAAAATAAATAAACAAAAAGCAGAAAAAATTGGTCTAAATATCTTAGCCCAGATAGGTTTAAGTGATAAAAAAGATAATTACCCTTCTCAATTATCCGGAGGACAGAAACAACGAATCGGAATTGGAAGAGCAATGGCAGTAAATCCAGAAGTAATTTTATTTGATGAACCTACTTCATCTTTAGATCCTGAACTTGTTGGCGAAGTTTTAGATGTTATAAAATCTTTAGCAAAAAATAATATGACGATGTTAATTGTCACTCATGAAATGGGTTTTGCTAAAGAAGCTGCAGATAGAGTTATTTTTATGGATGAAGGAAAAATAATTGAAGAA
- a CDS encoding dicarboxylate/amino acid:cation symporter produces the protein MSKKKLTDHLVFRLVIAVFTGVLLGVFVNKDLMQIISTIKYVLGQLIFYSVPLVIIGFIAPSITRLKEKASKLLGQAVSIAYLSSVGAAIFSILAGKIIIPYLQIAEETTALKELPEIMFQLDIPSIMPVMSALVLALFVGLSAAWTKAEIVPEILEEIQNMILSLVEKIIIPILPFFIATTFAELAYEGTITEHLPVFLTVIILVLIGHYIWLTVLYSIAGMISGENPIEVVKHYLPAYLTAIGTMSSAATLPVSLKSANKSKVLEKEITNFAIPLGATIHLCGSVLTETFFVMVISKVLYGSVPPLPTMFLFALLLGIFAIGAPGVPGGTVMASLGLVTGILGFDQTGVGLVLTIFAIQDSFGTACNITGDGAIALMLTGLNKKKAAKKAA, from the coding sequence ATGAGCAAAAAGAAATTAACAGATCACCTGGTATTTAGGCTGGTAATAGCTGTTTTTACAGGTGTTCTTTTAGGTGTTTTTGTAAATAAAGATTTAATGCAAATTATTTCTACTATTAAGTATGTTTTAGGACAACTGATTTTTTATTCTGTACCACTTGTTATTATCGGATTTATAGCACCTTCAATAACTAGACTAAAGGAAAAAGCAAGCAAATTATTAGGACAGGCTGTTTCAATTGCTTATTTGTCGTCAGTTGGGGCTGCAATATTTTCTATTCTGGCAGGTAAAATAATAATTCCATATTTACAGATAGCAGAAGAAACAACTGCATTAAAAGAGCTTCCAGAAATTATGTTTCAGCTTGATATACCATCGATTATGCCGGTAATGAGTGCTCTTGTACTCGCTCTTTTTGTTGGATTATCAGCTGCCTGGACTAAGGCAGAAATAGTTCCTGAGATCCTAGAAGAAATTCAGAATATGATTTTATCATTAGTAGAAAAAATAATTATTCCAATTTTACCATTTTTCATTGCAACAACATTTGCTGAGCTGGCATATGAAGGAACGATAACTGAGCACTTACCAGTTTTTCTGACAGTGATAATTTTAGTTTTAATTGGACATTATATTTGGTTAACTGTACTTTATTCTATTGCAGGAATGATATCAGGCGAGAATCCAATTGAAGTTGTAAAACATTACTTACCGGCATATTTAACTGCTATTGGTACAATGTCTAGTGCTGCAACACTACCAGTGTCATTAAAATCTGCTAATAAGTCTAAGGTATTAGAAAAAGAAATAACCAATTTTGCGATACCACTTGGAGCAACTATCCACCTATGTGGTTCAGTTTTAACAGAGACCTTTTTTGTTATGGTAATTTCTAAAGTTCTTTATGGAAGTGTACCACCACTTCCTACTATGTTTTTATTTGCTTTATTACTCGGTATATTTGCAATTGGAGCTCCTGGTGTTCCGGGAGGGACTGTTATGGCTTCCTTGGGTTTGGTTACTGGTATATTAGGTTTTGATCAGACAGGTGTAGGTCTAGTTTTAACAATATTTGCTATTCAAGATAGTTTTGGAACTGCCTGTAATATAACAGGAGATGGAGCTATTGCTCTAATGCTTACTGGTTTGAATAAAAAGAAAGCTGCAAAAAAGGCTGCGTAA